A genome region from Microplitis demolitor isolate Queensland-Clemson2020A chromosome 1, iyMicDemo2.1a, whole genome shotgun sequence includes the following:
- the LOC103571173 gene encoding multidrug resistance protein homolog 49: MTQRIYQWSTNPLEGAPQSIQMETPKSKSNRHEKIPLRYTQQDKEKDKKETEYILNDEPIEFVPPQTKEEKPAPEAPSLPPVPYYKLFRFATFGELMYVLGGLFMGTMTGLCIPIANIQYGEFTTLLVDRNMKNQTSTPTYIMKMFGGGKVLGPNATDIERMNALYDDSVAFGVSCAALSTLQFIFAIFTVDLLNVAAFRQIHRIRRMFLQAVLRQDMAWYDTNTSTNFASRITEDLDKMKEGIGEKLGVFTYLMVSFVSSIIVSFYYGWKLTLVVLSCAPVIVIATAIVAKVQSSLTALELTAYGQAGSVAEEVLGAIRTVVAFGGEKVEVDRYTAKLVPAEATGIKRGMWSGVGGGIMWFIIYLSYAVAFWYGVQLILDDRPKEIKEYTPAVLVIVFFGVLAGAQNMGLTSPHLEAFAVARASAATVFQVLDRIPTIDSLSTEGQKLASVSGEIEFKDVHFRYPARKDVKVLQGLNLKIRNGETVALVGGSGCGKSTCLQLIQRLYDPLQGQVMLDGVDISKLNVAWMRSHIGVVGQEPVLFDTTIRENIRYGNDSVTEEEMIKAAKEANAHDFISKLPEGYDSPVGERGSQLSGGQKQRIAIARALVRKPKILILDEATSALDLHSEATVQRALDAAAKGRTTVVVTHRLSTITNADRIVFIKDGQVAEMGTHEELLALGKHYHGLVSADASETAKAKATATAAKSTVPVKPKAKPPLKKQFSTLSMHSHRLSLAGASTTSEEELDEHEKAYEAPMGRIFGLNKPEWPFNLIGCLAAATVGASFPAFAMLFGDVYYVLGLENPDEVREKTVTFSIYFAVVGVVTGIGTFLQMYMFGLAGVRMTARIRKMTFSAILKQEMGWYDEDTNSVGALCARLSSDAAAVQGATGSRIGAILQAMSTLVLGIGLSMYYSWKMTLVSVITIPLVLGSVFFEARIMGGQGLQEKKKMECATRIAVEAISNIRTVASLGKERAFLERYCIELNHVAEATRIRNRLRGLVFSCGQTIPYFGYALSLYYGGYLAAREDLAYQDVIKVSEALIFGSWMLGQALAFAPNFNTAKISAGRIFRLLDRVPEIITPPELEGKDSDWKADGLIQFSKVEFHYPTRSEQQILRGLNLIVKPGQMVALVGQSGCGKSTCIQLLQRLYDPLTGSVTLDRRDITSVSLSALRAQFGVVGQEPVLFDRTIAENIMYGDNNRVITMDEVIEAAKKSNIHSFISSLPLGYDTRLGSKGTQLSGGQKQRIAIARALVRNPRILLLDEATSALDTQSEKVVQAALDKAMEGRTCITIAHRLATIRNADVICVLEKGMVAEMGTHDDLIAADGLYAHLHALQEAAME, from the exons ATGACGCAGCGAATTTACCAGTGGTCCACGAACCCTCTCGAGGGAGCCCCGCAGAGTATCCAAATGGAGACTCCCAAGTCAAAATCAAATCGTCACGAAAAGATCCCCTTGAGGT ACACACAACAAGACAAGGAGAAGGATAAAAAGGAAACTGAATATATATTGAATGATGAGCCAAT TGAATTTGTTCCGCCGCAGACAAAGGAGGAGAAGCCAGCTCCAGAGGCACCATCTTTACCACCCGTGCCTTATTACAAACTC TTTCGATTTGCGACATTCGGCGAGTTGATGTATGTGCTTGGAGGCCTTTTCATGGGCACCATGACGGGCCTGTGTATTCCAATTGCAAATATACAGTATGGTGAGTTCACTACACTTTTGGTGGATCGTAATATGAAGAATCAAACCAGTACACCCACTTACATTATGAAGATGTTTGGTGGCGGAAAGGTCTT aGGACCTAATGCAACGGATATAGAGAGAATGAATGCACTGTATGATGACTCAGTGGCCTTTGGCGTATCCTGCGCAGCTCTATCGACACTACAATTTATCTTCGCGATATTTACAGTGGATCTTTTGAATGTCGCCGCTTTTCGTCAAATTCACAGGATCCGACGTATGTTTTTACAGGCAGTACTGAGACAGGATATGGCTTGGTACGACACCAATACATCGACCAACTTTGCCAGCAGAATTACTGA ggaTTTAGATAAAATGAAAGAAGGAATTGGTGAAAAATTAGGTGTCTTTACGTATTTAATGGTCTCATTTGTATCATCAATAATAGTGTCCTTTTATTATGGTTGGAAGCTTACACTAGTGGTACTGAGTTGTGCACCAGTAATTGTCATTGCCACAGCGATCGTAGCCAAGGTCCAGAGCTCACTTACTGCATTAGAATTGACGGCCTATGGTCAAGCGGGTAGTGTAGCTGAAGAGGTTCTTGGTGCGATTCGTACGGTAGTGGCATTTGGTGGTGAAAAAGTTGAAGTTGATCGTTACACTGCCAAATTAGTACCTGCTGAAGCGACTGGTATTAAACGTGGAATGTGGTCTGGAGTAGGCGGTGGTATTATgtggtttattatttatctgagTTATGCAGTCGCATTCTGGTATGGTGTACAGCTAATTCTAGATGACCGCccgaaagaaataaaagaatacACACCAGCAGTATTGGTTATTGTCTTCTTCGGTGTACTTGCTGGTGCACAGAACATGGGACTAACTTCGCCACATCTCGAAGCTTTTGCTGTGGCTCGTGCATCTGCGGCCACTGTCTTCCAAGTGCTTGATCGTATTCCGACCATTGACAGTCTGAGTACTGAAGGCCAGAAGCTCGCCAGCGTTAGCGGGGAAATAGAATTTAAAGACGTCCACTTCAGATATCCAGCACGTAAAGACGTTAAAGTCCTTCAGGGATTAAATTTGAAGATCAGAAACGGAGAAACTGTTGCACTAGTCGGTGGATCGGGGTGTGGTAAATCCACGTGTCTTCAGCTTATTCAACGTCTCTATGATCCTCTACAGGGACAG GTAATGTTAGATGGAGTTGACATATCCAAACTAAATGTCGCATGGATGCGGTCGCACATTGGTGTAGTTGGCCAAGAACCTGTGCTTTTTGATACAACCATAAGAGAGAATATACGATACGGTAATGACAGTGTCACAGAAGAGGAGATGATTAAAGCAGCTAAGGAAGCTAATGCACACGACTTCATTAGTAAATTACCAGAG GGTTATGACAGTCCTGTTGGTGAACGCGGATCGCAATTATCAGGTGGACAGAAACAAAGAATAGCAATAGCCCGCGCGTTAGTCCGTAAGccgaaaattttgattttggaCGAGGCGACATCTGCGCTAGATCTTCACAGTGAAGCAACAGTACAACGTGCACTTGACGCAGCTGCCAAAGGCAGAACAACAGTTGTTGTTACTCATCGGCTCTCGACAATCACAAATGCCGATAGGATTGTCTTCATTAAGGATGGACAGGTGGCTGAAATGGGAACACATGAGGAATTACTTGCATTGGGAAAACATTATCACGGATTAGTGTCTGCTGATGCCAGTGAAACTGCCAAag CTAAAGCAACAGCAACTGCGGCAAAAAGTACAGTGCCAGTTAAACCAAAAGCCAAACCACCATTGAAAAAACAGTTCTCAACATTGTCAATGCATTCACATCGTTTGTCACTGGCCGGCGCATCTACAACTTCTGAAGAAGAACTCGATGAGCATGAAAAAGCTTACGAAGCACCCATGGGAAGAATCTTCGGGCTCAACAAACCTGAGTGGCCATTCAATTTAATTG gtTGTCTAGCAGCAGCAACAGTTGGTGCATCATTTCCAGCGTTTGCCATGTTATTTGGTGATGTCTATTATGTCTTGGGTTTAGAAAATCCGGATGAAGTTCGCGAGAAGACAGTTACATTCTCAATTTACTTTGCCGTCGTCGGAGTGGTGACTGGAATAGGAACCTTCTTGCAGATGTACATGTTTGGATTGGCTGGTGTACGAATGACTGCGCGTATACGTAAAATGACATTCTCGGCGATATTGAAACAAGAAATGGGATGGTACGACGAGGATACAAACAGTGTGGGTGCATTGTGCGCTCGTTTGTCATCAGATGCGGCAGCTGTTCAAGGAGCAACTGGGAGTCGTATTGGTGCTATTCTTCAGGCAATGTCAACACTGGTACTTGGAATAGGTTTATCAATGTACTACTCGTGGAAAATGACATTAGTGTCTGTGATAACAATACCCCTAGTACTTGGATCAGTGTTTTTTGAAGCTCGGATAATGGGTGGTCAAGGTTTacaagagaagaaaaaaatggaatgTGCGACTCGAATAGCAGTCGAAGCTATTTCTAATATTCGTACTGTTGCGAGTTTAGGTAAAGAACGCGCTTTTCTTGAGCGTTATTGTATTGAGTTAAACCATGTTGCTGAAGCCACAAGAATCAGGAATCGTCTACGTGGTCTTGTATTCTCATGCGGGCAGACAATCCCTTACTTTGGGTATGCTCTCAGTCTCTATTATGGTGGTTATCTTGCGGCCAGAGAAGATCTAGCCTATCAGGATGTGATAAAGGTTTCCGAGGCACTGATCTTTGGTTCGTGGATGCTCGGTCAGGCACTTGCTTTTGCTCCCAATTTCAACACCGCTAAAATATCCGCTGGTAGAATATTTAGATTATTAGATCGAGTGCCGGAAATTATAACACCGCCAGAATTGGAAGGTAAAGATTCTGACTGGAAGGCTGATGGTTTGATACAGTTTTCAAAAGTCGAATTCCACTATCCGACGCGTTCGGAGCAACAGATTCTTCGCGGTCTCAATCTTATTGTTAAGCCTGGGCAGATGGTAGCGCTTGTGGGTCAAAGTGGATGCGGTAAATCAACGTGCATTCAATTACTTCAGCGTTTGTATGACCCGCTTACTGGCAGCGTTACATTGGACCGTCGAGATATCACATCAGTATCTTTGTCCGCTCTACGTGCGCAGTTTGGTGTTGTAGGTCAAGAGCCAGTGCTGTTCGACCGCACTATCGCTGAAAATATTATGTACGGTGATAACAATCGGGTTATCACGATGGATGAAGTTATTGAGGCtgcaaaaaaatctaatattcACAGTTTCATCAGCTCTCTACCTTTG GGTTATGATACAAGACTTGGAAGCAAAGGAACGCAGCTCTCTGGTGGTCAGAAACAACGTATCGCTATTGCGCGTGCTTTGGTCAGGAACCCAAGAATTTTACTTCTCGATGAAGCAACATCCGCACTTGACACGCAGAGTGAAAAG GTTGTTCAAGCGGCCCTGGATAAAGCTATGGAAGGGAGAACTTGCATTACTATAGCCCATCGTCTGGCGACCATAAGAAACGCGGACGTGATTTGCGTCCTGGAAAAGGGTATGGTCGCGGAGATGGGTACTCACGATGACCTCATCGCTGCAGACGGTCTCTACGCTCACCTTCACGCTCTCCAGGAAGCAGCCATGGAGTAA